A window of Halomonas sp. H10-9-1 contains these coding sequences:
- a CDS encoding ribonuclease H family protein has product MAARQGPKFYVVWVGRHTGIFTSWEECSRQVKGYPKARFKSFPSREEAEAAFSTGPRGNAPAKQGKPSNGRSVTPAKRPARRQPPASPGTSAAANTYDTEIYCDGACEPNPGDAGSGMAIYRDGELAELWYGLYNPAGTNNTAELNAMQQALRVAQEEIARGASVRIHCDSTYTINAITKWAGGWKRRGWKKADGQPIKNPEIIQRTHALYESLKSKVTIAHVKGHAGVEGNELADRMAMYGADRKERDFVRYPGDYTVADILQLRRG; this is encoded by the coding sequence ATGGCAGCGAGACAGGGCCCCAAGTTCTATGTCGTATGGGTCGGCCGGCACACCGGTATCTTCACCTCCTGGGAGGAGTGCAGCCGCCAGGTGAAGGGCTACCCCAAGGCACGCTTCAAGTCCTTCCCCTCACGGGAAGAGGCCGAAGCGGCCTTCTCGACAGGCCCGCGCGGAAACGCTCCCGCCAAGCAAGGCAAGCCCTCGAACGGAAGGAGCGTGACGCCTGCGAAGCGACCTGCACGGCGCCAGCCGCCCGCCTCACCGGGCACCTCCGCCGCCGCCAACACCTACGACACGGAGATCTACTGCGACGGCGCCTGTGAGCCCAACCCCGGCGATGCCGGCTCAGGCATGGCGATCTATCGCGACGGCGAGCTCGCGGAACTCTGGTACGGCCTCTACAACCCCGCGGGCACCAACAACACGGCAGAGTTGAACGCCATGCAGCAGGCCCTCCGTGTCGCCCAGGAGGAGATCGCCCGGGGCGCCAGCGTGCGCATCCACTGCGACTCCACCTACACCATCAATGCCATCACCAAGTGGGCCGGTGGCTGGAAGCGGCGCGGCTGGAAGAAGGCCGATGGCCAGCCGATCAAGAACCCCGAGATCATCCAGCGCACCCACGCGCTCTACGAGAGCCTGAAGTCGAAGGTGACCATCGCCCACGTCAAGGGCCATGCCGGGGTGGAGGGCAACGAACTGGCCGACCGCATGGCGATGTATGGCGCCGACCGGAAGGAGCGCGATTTCGTTCGCTACCCAGGCGACTACACCGTCGCGGATATCCTGCAGCTGAGAAGGGGCTGA
- a CDS encoding Abi family protein encodes MSDFHKPAHSIDEQIATLCSRGLAIPDEARVRHYLANISYFRLSAYTRPFYQPGLQEHRFLEGSSFEDVLRLYVFDRELRLLLLDAIERLEVALRAQLTNTLAEHHGPHGYLDPGIFDTRYNHGWLLEKLENAAKGRDIETFLAHYRKKYRSAPNQPPIWMAVELLTFKEVSTLLANLRLPKDTQRIERHFGWKMRVLRSWFRSLSDLRNVCAHHGRVWNREFGSRPEMPKKVPAGWPSIPSSIETGSNEHPEQRLDPRRRLYLQLVVIESLMQVVSPTSQWAERLVTLLDHYPQASRPHMGFPGHWDTEPFWREAVMNAREGGKA; translated from the coding sequence ATGAGCGACTTCCACAAGCCTGCACACAGCATTGACGAGCAGATCGCGACGCTATGCAGCCGTGGCCTGGCGATACCCGACGAGGCTCGGGTGCGTCACTACCTAGCCAATATCAGCTACTTCCGCCTTTCAGCCTACACGCGTCCCTTCTACCAGCCAGGCCTCCAGGAGCATCGATTTCTGGAGGGCTCTTCTTTCGAGGATGTGCTGAGGCTCTATGTGTTCGACCGTGAACTCCGCCTGCTGCTGCTTGATGCCATCGAACGGCTCGAGGTCGCGCTACGCGCTCAGTTGACAAACACCCTGGCCGAGCACCATGGTCCCCACGGCTATCTGGATCCCGGAATCTTCGACACCCGCTACAACCATGGGTGGCTGTTGGAGAAGCTGGAGAACGCGGCCAAGGGACGAGATATCGAGACCTTCCTGGCTCACTATCGCAAGAAGTACCGCTCAGCCCCCAATCAGCCGCCTATCTGGATGGCGGTGGAGCTGCTGACTTTCAAGGAAGTCTCGACCCTATTGGCCAACCTACGGCTGCCCAAGGATACCCAGCGTATCGAGCGCCATTTTGGCTGGAAGATGCGGGTGCTGAGATCCTGGTTTCGCAGCCTGTCCGATCTGCGTAACGTCTGTGCCCACCATGGCCGAGTGTGGAACCGCGAATTCGGGAGCCGTCCAGAGATGCCGAAGAAGGTTCCGGCCGGCTGGCCGAGTATCCCTAGTAGCATCGAGACGGGCTCTAATGAGCACCCCGAGCAGCGTCTCGACCCGAGACGGCGGCTATATCTCCAGCTCGTGGTGATCGAGTCGCTGATGCAGGTCGTGTCACCCACCAGCCAGTGGGCCGAGCGGCTGGTGACACTACTGGATCACTACCCTCAGGCTTCACGCCCACATATGGGCTTCCCCGGGCATTGGGACACGGAGCCTTTTTGGCGAGAAGCAGTGATGAACGCAAGGGAGGGGGGAAAGGCATGA
- a CDS encoding IS1182 family transposase, translating to MSRFIPVDRQTDYLLPPSVDEWLPDDHLARFVVDVVEQLDLSALTRRYAGRGHKAHHPAVLLSLLVYGYATGVVSSRKIERATYDSVAFRYLAANTHPDHDTLATFRRRFLPELEQLFVQVLLLAREMKLLKLGTIALDGTKLKANASKHKALSYGHAKKLEAQFRAEVKALTQRAESADKEDAADGMDIPAEIARREARLAAIAEAKAKIEARAEERDATEQAAYQEKVARRDAQRKAGKKPRGRDPEPPTGGPRDKDQINFTDPQSRIMPVTGQGFDQCYNAQAAVDTESLLVTHVHVTQATNDKQQVMPLLTAWQGYPETLGKPDHLLGDTGYFSAANIQACHDHGIEPLLAMRRDVHHLPVFERFAADPPAPESEDPVEHMAYRLKTQAGRALYALRKHTVEPVFGIIKHVMGFRQFSLRGLDKVSGEWRLATLAWNIKRMHRLAAG from the coding sequence ATGAGTCGCTTCATCCCCGTTGACCGCCAGACCGACTATCTCCTGCCGCCTTCGGTGGATGAGTGGCTGCCCGATGATCACTTGGCGCGGTTCGTGGTGGATGTCGTCGAGCAACTGGATCTCTCGGCATTGACGCGGCGCTACGCCGGCCGTGGGCACAAGGCGCATCACCCGGCGGTGCTGCTGAGCCTGCTGGTCTACGGCTACGCCACCGGGGTGGTCTCCAGCCGCAAGATCGAGCGCGCCACCTATGACTCGGTGGCATTCCGTTACCTGGCCGCCAATACCCATCCCGACCATGACACGCTGGCCACCTTTCGCCGCCGCTTTCTGCCGGAACTGGAGCAGTTGTTCGTGCAGGTGCTGTTGCTGGCACGCGAGATGAAGCTGCTCAAGCTCGGCACCATCGCCCTGGACGGCACCAAGCTCAAGGCCAACGCCAGCAAGCACAAGGCGCTATCGTATGGCCACGCCAAGAAGCTGGAGGCGCAGTTCAGGGCTGAGGTGAAAGCGCTGACGCAGCGGGCCGAGTCGGCGGACAAGGAGGACGCGGCCGATGGCATGGATATCCCCGCCGAGATTGCCCGCCGTGAAGCACGCCTGGCGGCCATCGCCGAGGCGAAGGCCAAGATCGAGGCGCGTGCCGAGGAGCGAGACGCCACCGAGCAAGCCGCCTACCAGGAAAAGGTGGCGCGGCGAGACGCGCAGCGCAAGGCCGGCAAGAAACCTCGTGGGCGTGATCCCGAACCGCCGACTGGCGGCCCGCGTGACAAGGACCAGATCAACTTCACCGACCCGCAGTCTCGCATCATGCCGGTCACCGGCCAGGGGTTTGATCAGTGCTACAACGCCCAGGCCGCCGTCGATACCGAGAGTCTGCTGGTGACCCATGTCCACGTCACTCAGGCGACCAACGACAAGCAGCAAGTCATGCCGTTACTGACGGCCTGGCAAGGTTACCCGGAGACGCTGGGCAAGCCTGACCACCTGCTGGGTGATACCGGCTACTTCAGTGCCGCCAATATCCAGGCCTGCCATGACCATGGTATCGAACCGCTATTGGCGATGAGGCGTGATGTCCATCACCTTCCGGTCTTCGAACGTTTCGCCGCGGACCCGCCCGCACCGGAGAGCGAGGACCCTGTCGAGCACATGGCGTACCGCTTGAAGACGCAGGCGGGCCGAGCGCTCTATGCGCTGCGCAAGCACACGGTGGAGCCGGTCTTCGGGATCATCAAACACGTGATGGGATTCCGGCAGTTCTCGCTACGCGGTCTGGATAAGGTCAGCGGTGAGTGGCGACTGGCCACCCTGGCATGGAATATCAAGCGGATGCATCGCTTGGCAGCAGGCTGA
- a CDS encoding META domain-containing protein, with the protein MKQKYSLAALLVGTLALAGCAGRDAISAGATVNEPLENTYWKVMTVDERKAVAIEGAREAHLVLHAEDARLAGSTGCNRMMGEYERDGDRLRFGRVATTMMACPGEVMGLEREFLDALGDVASWRVEGETLTLVDAEGEARIRFEAVHLY; encoded by the coding sequence ATGAAACAGAAGTATTCGCTTGCGGCGCTGCTGGTCGGCACACTGGCCCTGGCGGGCTGCGCCGGGCGTGATGCGATCTCCGCTGGTGCCACCGTCAACGAGCCCCTGGAGAATACCTACTGGAAGGTGATGACGGTGGATGAGCGCAAGGCGGTGGCCATTGAGGGAGCGCGCGAGGCGCATCTGGTGCTGCATGCCGAGGATGCTCGCCTGGCAGGCTCCACTGGCTGCAACCGCATGATGGGCGAATACGAGCGTGACGGCGATCGGCTACGCTTCGGCCGGGTGGCCACCACCATGATGGCCTGTCCCGGGGAAGTGATGGGGCTTGAGCGCGAATTTCTCGATGCTCTCGGCGACGTCGCCAGCTGGCGGGTCGAGGGTGAAACCCTGACTCTCGTTGACGCTGAGGGGGAGGCGCGTATCCGCTTCGAGGCGGTACATCTTTACTGA
- a CDS encoding AzlC family ABC transporter permease, which yields MTRKEAIPHRLDRALVWEGFKALLPLSLFVIVFGVAFGLAAIQAGLGDGAIVLMSALVFAGASQFAALELWGPQVPFFTMLVTVFAINARHLLMGATLYPWLEPLPPARRYAIMLFVSDANWAMAMQDFSRGRPGLGLLLGGGIALWGFWVLGTWLGLNIGGAVSDPASLGLDMVMGCFLLAMVVGGEKNLRMLLIWAVAAGASLLAFYHLPENSHVVVGAIAGGLAGLAWEKRE from the coding sequence ATGACACGCAAGGAAGCGATCCCCCACCGCCTGGACCGGGCGCTGGTGTGGGAAGGATTCAAGGCACTGCTGCCGCTCTCGCTATTCGTCATCGTGTTCGGGGTGGCCTTCGGCCTGGCGGCGATTCAGGCCGGGCTCGGCGACGGCGCCATCGTGCTGATGAGCGCCCTGGTATTCGCCGGCGCCTCGCAGTTCGCCGCCCTGGAGCTGTGGGGGCCGCAGGTCCCCTTCTTCACTATGCTGGTGACGGTGTTCGCCATCAACGCCCGCCACCTGCTGATGGGTGCCACCCTCTACCCCTGGCTTGAGCCGCTCCCGCCGGCCCGGCGCTACGCCATCATGCTGTTCGTCTCCGATGCCAACTGGGCCATGGCCATGCAGGACTTCAGCCGCGGCCGGCCGGGGCTTGGGCTGCTGCTGGGTGGCGGCATCGCGCTGTGGGGCTTCTGGGTACTGGGCACCTGGCTGGGCCTGAACATCGGCGGCGCGGTGAGCGACCCCGCCAGCCTGGGACTCGACATGGTCATGGGCTGCTTCCTGCTCGCCATGGTGGTGGGCGGCGAAAAGAACCTGCGCATGCTGCTGATCTGGGCGGTGGCCGCCGGCGCCTCACTGCTGGCCTTCTACCATCTGCCGGAGAATAGCCACGTGGTAGTGGGCGCCATCGCCGGCGGCCTGGCGGGGCTGGCGTGGGAGAAGCGCGAATGA
- a CDS encoding AzlD domain-containing protein translates to MSLETGGMGAFAIILAMALVTLATRWGGIFVMSFVPVGYRVRQFIHAMSGSVLVALLAPMAMTGDTGARLALLTTGVIMLILKKPLPAIAGGILVAALCRQLLPAVG, encoded by the coding sequence ATGAGCCTCGAGACGGGCGGCATGGGCGCGTTCGCCATCATCCTCGCCATGGCGCTGGTGACCCTGGCAACCCGCTGGGGCGGTATCTTCGTGATGTCTTTCGTGCCCGTCGGCTACCGGGTGCGGCAGTTCATCCACGCCATGTCCGGCTCGGTACTGGTGGCGCTGCTCGCGCCCATGGCGATGACCGGCGACACCGGCGCCCGCCTGGCGCTGCTCACCACCGGCGTGATCATGCTGATACTGAAGAAGCCGCTGCCGGCCATCGCCGGCGGCATCCTGGTGGCGGCGCTGTGCCGGCAACTACTGCCCGCCGTGGGCTAG
- a CDS encoding IS1380 family transposase, producing MPNVKFRASRRTLTSHAGLSIIGQCFEIAGVDSIDGRFPTTLGMRTSDVVKSYLGLLCLGMSDYDAIENFRRDKPFQQLLTLQKVPSTATLRQRLEKLAANDLQARTATWSTTLLSLVEAPITAETTHVCLDIDTFVMDNSNSKKEGVSRTYQKVDGYTPIAAYLGNEGWCLGLELRPGKQHTMKESNAFLERVLPRAQGLTEQPILLREDSGFDSQAHLALLEQQRQVFADEGRRLDYVVKWNPRGSATADQDTWLAVAADYWEELRPGKRQALWTQTVSIHDDNKTEYVVQRVMRLVERTADRDGQLLLEPDYELEGWWTSLDEAPEAVIKRYQAHATHEQFHSEIKTDLDLERLPSGKFATNDLILHLAQLAYNILRLMGQLGMTGELSPVRHPAKRRRIRTVLQELVHRAAFVIHKARQIVLDFGQDIGRMTVLNTLRRRMRYPRGTPC from the coding sequence ATGCCCAACGTCAAGTTCCGTGCCAGTCGCCGCACCCTCACCAGCCACGCCGGGCTGTCCATCATCGGGCAGTGCTTCGAGATCGCTGGCGTCGATAGCATCGACGGGCGCTTCCCCACCACGCTGGGCATGCGCACCAGCGATGTGGTCAAAAGCTACCTGGGCCTGCTGTGTCTGGGCATGAGCGACTATGACGCCATCGAAAACTTCCGCCGCGACAAGCCCTTCCAACAGCTGCTGACCCTGCAAAAGGTGCCGAGCACGGCGACGCTGCGACAGCGGCTGGAGAAACTTGCCGCCAACGACCTGCAGGCGCGCACCGCCACCTGGTCCACGACCCTGCTGTCACTGGTCGAGGCACCGATCACCGCCGAGACGACGCACGTCTGCCTGGACATCGACACCTTCGTCATGGACAACAGCAACTCGAAGAAGGAAGGCGTCTCGCGGACTTACCAGAAGGTCGATGGCTACACCCCGATCGCCGCCTATCTGGGCAACGAAGGGTGGTGCCTGGGTCTGGAACTGCGTCCTGGCAAGCAGCACACCATGAAGGAGAGCAACGCCTTCCTGGAGCGGGTACTGCCTCGCGCCCAAGGCCTGACCGAGCAACCGATCCTGTTACGCGAGGACAGCGGCTTCGACAGCCAGGCGCACCTGGCGCTTCTCGAACAGCAGCGCCAGGTCTTTGCCGACGAGGGGCGCCGGCTCGACTATGTCGTCAAATGGAACCCGCGCGGCTCGGCCACGGCCGATCAGGATACCTGGTTGGCTGTGGCGGCGGACTACTGGGAAGAGCTGCGTCCTGGCAAGCGCCAGGCGCTGTGGACGCAGACCGTCTCGATCCACGACGACAACAAGACCGAATACGTCGTCCAACGCGTGATGCGCCTGGTAGAGCGCACCGCCGATCGCGATGGCCAGTTGCTGCTCGAACCGGACTATGAGTTGGAAGGCTGGTGGACCAGCCTGGACGAGGCGCCGGAGGCGGTGATCAAACGCTACCAGGCGCATGCCACCCACGAGCAATTCCACAGTGAGATCAAGACCGATCTCGACCTGGAGCGGCTGCCGTCGGGCAAGTTCGCCACCAACGATCTGATCCTGCACCTCGCCCAGCTGGCCTACAACATCCTGCGGCTGATGGGGCAGCTGGGCATGACCGGCGAGCTGAGCCCGGTGCGCCATCCCGCCAAGCGGCGCCGGATCCGCACCGTGCTACAAGAGCTGGTGCATCGTGCAGCGTTCGTGATCCACAAGGCACGCCAGATCGTCCTCGACTTTGGGCAAGACATCGGGCGTATGACGGTATTGAACACCCTGCGAAGGCGGATGCGCTATCCGCGAGGCACGCCATGCTGA
- a CDS encoding type I restriction endonuclease: MADSREARFQQDIIEAMTAHGWKTGSASGYDRTAALYTEDLLGYVREAWPERWEKFCKANPQAPEQVFVQKVVRELDRAGTLEVLRHGFKVPGVKFDLCSFQPDHGMNPDSLARYRANRLRVVPEVSYSPHAREGQYNPRLDLVLFVNGIPTATLELKSQFKQTVENAKRQYRQDRPIKDPVTRKPEPLLTFKRGALVHFAVSQAEVAMTTKLAGKDTFFLPFNRGTEEGGAGNPPAKDEQSYATAYLWEEVFAPDAWLKVLGRFLHLEKKTSENFHGRRTTKETLIFPRYHQWEVVNRLVQATLAEGPGRRYLVQHSAGSGKSNSIAWCAHQLANLYAEDGTKLFNSVIVVTDRTVLDSQLQDTIYQFEHAHGVVRPITRDVGNQSKSEQLAEALASNTRIIIVTIQTFPALFDALDRRPQLAEGNYAVIADEAHSSQTGSSASKLKALLAAAGETVESDSGSEGGGELENREGIGELEISAEAMLDAAVASRRPSERISYYAFTATPKAKTLELFGRPPDPELPASGDNLPEPFHLYSMRQAIEEGFILDVLTNYVTYTTAWKLAHPEGEDQEVDSKKASRTLAKWVRLHPYNIAQRVEVIVEHYRDNVRHLLDGQAKAMVVTASRQEAVRYQLAMRDYIAEQGYGDVHPMVAFSGSVPPDEVIPEEVTETSQLLNPGLKGRDLAEAFDTDDFNVMIAANKFQTGFDQPKLCAMYVDKKLQGVDCVQTLSRLNRLFPGKQTFILDFYNDEQEILDAFAPYYRKAELADVSDPNVVYDLQRTLDASGIYHWPEVEGFAKAFFDPKAPASSLSYYCRPAQDRFKQRYQLALEQLQVWKEARQVAEQNGDDKGLKRAEQQLKEAGTTRDELDLFRKNLQSFVRTYEFLSQIVTFDDAELEQLCVYARHLHPLLSTDRLLEEESIDVSELELTHYRLTKREEKRLRLEEAEGDYGLTPVSEVGSGKPHDPEKQRLAEIIDRLNDLYGAEVSDDDKLHFANGIADRIERDEAVMAQVRNHSEDQVMHGLFPKKVTDAVLDALSDHEKLSMPLLENEGTGRQFALLILRLLAGRTSRDLRAE; the protein is encoded by the coding sequence ATGGCGGACAGCAGGGAAGCCCGCTTCCAGCAGGATATCATCGAGGCCATGACGGCCCACGGCTGGAAGACCGGCTCGGCCAGCGGCTATGACCGCACCGCGGCGCTCTACACCGAAGATCTGCTTGGCTATGTGCGGGAAGCCTGGCCCGAACGCTGGGAGAAGTTCTGCAAGGCTAACCCCCAGGCCCCGGAGCAGGTGTTCGTGCAGAAAGTGGTCCGCGAGCTGGACAGGGCCGGCACCCTGGAGGTGCTGCGCCACGGCTTCAAGGTGCCGGGGGTGAAGTTCGACCTGTGCAGCTTCCAGCCCGACCACGGCATGAACCCGGATTCGCTGGCCCGCTACCGCGCCAACCGGCTGCGGGTGGTGCCGGAGGTCTCCTATTCGCCCCACGCCCGGGAAGGGCAATACAACCCTCGCCTCGACCTGGTGCTGTTCGTCAACGGCATCCCCACCGCGACGCTCGAACTCAAGAGCCAGTTCAAGCAGACGGTGGAGAACGCCAAGCGCCAGTATCGCCAGGACCGGCCGATCAAGGACCCCGTCACCCGCAAGCCCGAGCCGCTGCTGACCTTCAAGCGCGGCGCCCTGGTCCATTTCGCGGTCAGCCAGGCCGAGGTGGCGATGACCACCAAGCTGGCGGGCAAGGACACCTTCTTCCTGCCCTTCAACCGCGGGACGGAGGAGGGCGGCGCCGGTAACCCGCCCGCGAAGGACGAGCAGAGCTACGCCACCGCCTACCTCTGGGAGGAGGTGTTTGCCCCGGACGCCTGGCTGAAGGTGCTCGGCCGCTTCCTGCACCTGGAGAAGAAGACCAGCGAGAACTTCCACGGCCGCCGCACCACCAAGGAGACGTTGATCTTCCCCCGCTATCACCAGTGGGAAGTGGTCAACCGCCTGGTGCAGGCCACCCTCGCCGAGGGGCCGGGGCGCCGCTACCTGGTGCAGCACAGCGCCGGCTCCGGCAAGTCCAACTCCATCGCCTGGTGTGCCCATCAGCTGGCCAACCTCTACGCTGAGGATGGCACCAAGCTGTTCAACTCGGTGATCGTGGTCACCGACCGCACAGTGCTCGACAGCCAGCTCCAGGACACCATCTATCAGTTCGAGCACGCCCACGGCGTGGTGCGGCCGATCACCCGCGATGTTGGCAACCAGAGCAAGTCTGAGCAGCTCGCCGAGGCACTCGCCAGCAACACCCGCATCATCATCGTCACCATCCAGACCTTCCCGGCGCTGTTCGACGCCCTGGACAGGCGCCCCCAGCTTGCCGAAGGCAACTACGCGGTGATCGCCGACGAGGCGCACTCCTCGCAGACCGGCAGCTCGGCCAGCAAGCTCAAGGCGCTGCTGGCGGCCGCAGGCGAAACCGTAGAGAGCGATAGTGGGAGCGAGGGCGGCGGCGAGCTGGAAAACCGCGAGGGCATCGGCGAGCTGGAAATAAGCGCCGAGGCGATGCTGGATGCCGCCGTGGCCTCGCGCCGCCCCAGCGAGCGCATCAGCTACTACGCCTTCACCGCCACGCCCAAGGCCAAGACCCTGGAGCTGTTCGGTCGCCCGCCGGATCCCGAGCTGCCGGCCAGTGGCGACAACCTGCCCGAGCCGTTCCATCTCTACTCCATGCGCCAGGCCATCGAGGAGGGCTTTATCCTCGATGTGCTCACCAACTACGTCACCTACACTACCGCCTGGAAGCTCGCCCATCCCGAGGGGGAAGACCAGGAAGTCGATTCCAAGAAGGCCTCGCGCACCCTGGCCAAGTGGGTGCGGCTGCACCCCTACAACATCGCCCAGCGGGTCGAGGTGATCGTCGAGCACTACCGCGACAACGTCCGCCACCTGCTCGATGGCCAGGCCAAGGCGATGGTGGTCACCGCCAGCCGCCAGGAGGCGGTACGCTACCAGTTGGCCATGCGCGACTACATCGCCGAGCAGGGCTACGGCGACGTTCACCCCATGGTCGCCTTCTCCGGCAGCGTGCCGCCCGACGAGGTGATCCCCGAGGAGGTCACCGAGACCAGTCAGCTGCTCAACCCCGGGCTCAAGGGGCGCGACCTGGCCGAGGCGTTCGACACCGACGACTTCAACGTGATGATCGCCGCCAACAAGTTCCAGACCGGCTTCGACCAGCCCAAGCTTTGCGCCATGTACGTCGACAAGAAGCTCCAGGGCGTGGATTGCGTGCAGACCCTCTCGCGGCTCAACCGGCTGTTCCCGGGCAAGCAGACCTTCATCCTCGACTTCTATAACGACGAGCAGGAGATCCTCGACGCCTTCGCGCCCTACTACCGCAAGGCCGAGCTGGCCGACGTCTCCGACCCCAACGTGGTCTACGACCTGCAGCGCACCCTGGACGCCAGCGGCATTTATCACTGGCCCGAGGTCGAGGGCTTCGCCAAGGCCTTCTTCGATCCCAAGGCCCCGGCCTCCAGCCTCAGCTACTACTGCCGGCCCGCCCAGGACCGCTTCAAGCAGCGCTACCAGCTGGCCCTGGAACAGCTCCAGGTCTGGAAGGAGGCTCGCCAGGTCGCCGAACAGAATGGCGACGACAAGGGCCTGAAGCGCGCCGAGCAGCAGCTCAAGGAAGCCGGCACCACCCGCGATGAGCTCGACCTGTTCCGCAAGAACCTGCAGAGCTTCGTGCGTACCTACGAATTCCTCAGCCAGATCGTCACCTTCGACGACGCCGAGCTGGAACAGCTCTGCGTCTATGCCCGCCATCTCCACCCGCTGCTGAGCACCGACCGGCTGTTGGAGGAGGAGAGCATCGACGTCAGCGAGTTGGAGCTGACCCACTACCGCCTCACCAAGCGCGAGGAGAAGCGTTTGCGCCTGGAAGAGGCTGAGGGCGACTACGGCCTCACCCCGGTCAGCGAGGTGGGCTCGGGCAAGCCCCACGACCCCGAGAAGCAACGCCTGGCCGAGATCATTGACCGGCTCAACGACCTCTATGGCGCCGAAGTCAGCGACGACGACAAGCTGCACTTCGCCAATGGCATCGCCGACCGCATCGAGCGCGACGAGGCGGTGATGGCCCAGGTTCGCAATCACAGCGAAGATCAGGTGATGCACGGCCTCTTCCCGAAGAAGGTCACCGACGCCGTACTCGACGCCCTCAGCGACCACGAGAAGCTCAGCATGCCGCTGCTGGAGAATGAGGGTACGGGGAGGCAGTTTGCGCTGTTGATCCTGAGGTTATTGGCGGGGAGGACGAGTCGTGATTTGCGCGCAGAATAG